A single region of the Buteo buteo chromosome 16, bButBut1.hap1.1, whole genome shotgun sequence genome encodes:
- the IGSF22 gene encoding LOW QUALITY PROTEIN: immunoglobulin superfamily member 22 (The sequence of the model RefSeq protein was modified relative to this genomic sequence to represent the inferred CDS: inserted 15 bases in 8 codons; deleted 1 base in 1 codon; substituted 13 bases at 13 genomic stop codons) produces MSSTQELSTACAEHNDTNNYXCVVSNTHTDAIYTVSLMMSKEPLCSLYSLRKNDTKHMGMKYMLCITTVNGEDLGTYSPLVADKKPVTLRVIELKPLKVTERQXAVFEIPLPKKVQNFTXKFNGKELKWDNKYEIVTSDDGLAQTVKSKDVQSSDFKELSIETGDLVQNTLLFIYHKGSNSAIHTQVKKKGQACLEFVLTFEGVTLKAMKNGXVIETSPKYTTKHEGKKAELIINAAELSDSRDICNHEEYVCDVHALSRDPAELFVVLNNAKVEGIWLKDDAQNHSVHIMDIHKLITDRMGEEREGRXTFRAKGAESGATVFFLDSPVIEESVLEIFAAKSITVKTKHTASIKVPFKAKPMPKVTWFKDDIEVAKEGKVVMEKASDXALLTIKTCVREDSGAIMLNLKSHCGSVSDNPYLNFVDKPKPPQGKAEFLQHMGKXCKMRWKAPTGNVGKQVTHFVIERRVAGKKLWVKVGAVESNYTTFAIEKVEEGKAYXFRIRAINSEGLIKSLETRNFYQKLLRQVCQPQVVDVRKEVVTITWNSPAQDGGSAVQGXVIEKRKKGSNLCVPVIKEPVQGTRVKVDGFLEDTEXEFCVIAVNCTGPGFLIMPSTSXVAKDPNKPPGLLKVVDFSNSNISLAWQEPDQGDVLSGCVLQMXAEDTKKWTKCTKIPFSSTTYTVEGLQERQMXYFXTRAVNEAGMGEAVGLQEGILTMPPEVSALEVHNPSVFDLTVRLKSHMVVCAGTAPCVHTSLXDSGSPPPPVMWQKEGISTRGRARTIPSXLIHSTKRFVSDLYQIILKNSYREALYDIQMQVADFPXPPTNLQLFEEVLNTVTLNCSSDVEDDXQTDYGVLKCDVSTTTWFTAAEKVYSSKYTVIGLLPGRKYFFXVSACSDTGDMDPLDSXEPWYLSKDRGLDFTESEITSVNSVYIDEYPRKDCASHFITPLKNNSMSHGNNCAMSCAFIRNPHPTVTLYKDNIXITSKSKLWFNSTSSIYTTDTALEKDDKSLLDTVTESSQKSKHKM; encoded by the exons ATGAGCAGCACTCAGGAGCTTAGTACAGCTTGTGCAGAACACA ATGATACAAATAACTACTAGTGTGTAGTGTCCAACACCCACACTGATGCCATCTACACGGTATCCTTGATGATGAGTAAAG AGCCTTTGTGTTCCCTGTATTCCTTGAGAAAAAACGATACGAAGCATATGGGTATGAAATATATGCTGTGCATCACCACTGTGAATGGGGAAGACTTAGGCACCTACAGTCCTCTTGTGGCTGACAAGAAACCTGTTACGCTGAGAGTGATAG AACTGAAACCACTGAAAGTGACTGAAAGACA AGCAGTGTTTGAAATCCCTCTGCCAAAGAAAGTCCAAAACTTCACCTAGAAGTTCAATGGGAAAGAGTTGAAGTGGGACAATAAGTACGAAATTGTCACATCTGATGATGGATTGGCCCAGACTGTGAAAAGTAAGGATGTTCAGTCCAGTGACTTTAAAGAACTCAGTATTGAGACTGGAGATCTAGTGCAGAACACTCTGCTCTTCATTTATCATAA gggTTCCAATTCAGCAATTCACACCCAAGTGAAAAAGAAGGGACAAGCCTGCCTGGAGTTTGTGCTGACTTTTGAAGGTGTCACCCTGAAGGCGATGAAGAATGGATGAGTGATTGAGACGTCTCCGAAGTACACCACGAAGCatgaagggaagaaagcagagcttATCATTAATGCTGCTGAACTGAGTGACTCAAGAG ACATTTGCAACCATGAAGAGTATGTATGTGATGTTCACGCTCTAAGCAGAGATCCTGCTGAGCTCTTTGTTGTCCTGAATAATGCAAAGGTGGAAGGAATATGGCTCAAGGATG ATGCGCAGAATCACTCTGTCCAT ATTATGGACATCCACAAACTCATCACTGACAGAATGGGAGAGGAGCGTGAAGGGAGGTAGACCTTCAGAGCCAAGGGGGCAGAGAGCGGAGCAACAG TGTTCTTTCTAGATTCTCCTGTTATTGAAGAATCTGTCCTCGAGATTTTTGCTGCAAAGAGCATTACTGTGAAGACTAAGCATACAGCAAGCATCAAGGTGCCTTTCAAGGCAAAGCCAATGCCCAAAGTCACATGGTTCAAAGATGATATTGAAGTGGCAAAGGAAGGGAAAGTAGTGATGGAGAAAGCCAGTGA TGCATTACTCACAATCAAAACCTGTGTGAGAGAAGACAGTGGAGCCATTATGCTGAATCTGAAAAGTCACTGCGGCTCGGTTTCTGACAATCCTTACCTCAACTTTGTTG ACAAACCAAAACCTCCACAGGGGAAAGCAGAGTTCCTGCAGCACATggggaa atgtaaaatgagatGGAAAGCACCCACAGGCAATGTAGGAAAGCAGGTGACTCACTTCGTCATAGAGAGGAGGGTGGCTGGA AAAAAATTGTGGGTCAAAGTAGGGGCGGTGGAGAGCAACTACACCACATTTGCTATTGAGAaggtggaggaagggaaagccTACTGATTCAGAATACGTGCCATCAACTCTGAGGGCCTCATCAAGTCCCTGGAAACAAGAAATTTTT ACCAGA aGCTTCTGAGACAGGTGTGTCAGCCTCAAGTTGTAGATGTCAGGAAAGAAGTTGTCACCATCACCTGGAACTCCCCAGCCCAGGATGGAGGCTCCGCAGTGCAAGGTTAAGTcatagaaaaaaggaagaagggcAGCAATCTTTGTGTCCCAGTCATCAAGGAGCCAGTCCAAG GTACCAGAGTCAAAGTGGATGGTTTTCTGGAGGATACAGA TGAGTTCTGTGTGATAGCTGTGAACTGTACAGGCCCTGGATTTCTCATCATGCCCTCAACCTC TGTTGCAAAGGATCCCAACA AGCCTCCAGGACTGCTGAAGGTGGTGGATTTTTCCAATTCCAACATTTCCTTAGCCTGGCAGGAGCCAGACCAGGGAGATGTGCTGTCAGGATGCGTACTACAGATGTGAGCTGAGGACACCAAGAAATGGACAAAATGCACCAAGATCCCTTTCTCTAGTACCACTTACACTGTGGAAGGCTTGCAGGAGAGACAAAT CTACTTCTGAACCCGAGCTGTGAATGAAGCTGGTATGGGAGAAGCAGTGGGGTTACAGGAAGGAATTCTAACAATGCCACCTGAAG TTTCCGCTTTGGAAGTACACAATCCATCCGT GTTTGATCTGACTGTGAGGCTGAAGAGCCACATGGTGGTTTGTGCTGGGACAGCACCATGCGTTCATACGTCTCTATGAGATTCT ggctcaccaccaccaccagtgaTGTGGCAAAAGGAAGGCATATCAACAAGAGGGAGGGCAAGAACCATTCCCAG CCTTATCCACAGCACCAAGCGATTTGTTTCTGACCTGTACCAGATCATCCTCAAGAATAGTTACAGAGAAGCCCTTTACGACATTCAAATGCAAGTTGCAG ATTTCCCTTGACCACCCACTAATCTGCAGCTGTTTGAAGAAGTCCTAAACACTGTCACCCTAAATTGTAGCTCAGATGTAGAAGATGACTAGCAGACTGATTATGGTGTCCTGAAATGTGATGTCAGTACCACCACATGGttcacagctgcagagaaggtctACAGCAGTAAGTACACTGTCATAGGCCTGCTCCCAGGGAGGAAATACTTCTTCTGAGTCAGTGCCTGCAGTGACACTGGGGACATGGACCCTCTGGATTCATAGGAGCCGTGGTACCTCTCCAAAGACAGAG GCCTGGATTTTACAGAGTCTGAAATAACTTCAGTAAATTCTGTGTACATAG